The proteins below come from a single Dinghuibacter silviterrae genomic window:
- the rplS gene encoding 50S ribosomal protein L19: MNAVAFVHEQLTPKKEFPKFKAGDNVTVNYKIIEGNKERIQSFKGDVIKRQGTGFTASFTVRKISDGVGVERLFPIYSPNIESILVHKVGKVRRAKLFYQRERSGKSARIREKRKV; this comes from the coding sequence ATGAACGCCGTAGCATTTGTCCACGAGCAGTTGACCCCCAAAAAGGAGTTCCCGAAGTTTAAAGCCGGGGACAACGTTACCGTCAATTATAAGATCATCGAAGGCAATAAAGAGCGTATCCAGAGCTTCAAAGGAGACGTGATCAAACGCCAGGGTACTGGTTTTACCGCTTCCTTTACCGTCCGCAAGATTTCCGACGGTGTAGGCGTGGAAAGGCTGTTCCCCATATATTCCCCCAACATCGAGTCCATCCTCGTCCACAAGGTCGGTAAGGTCCGTCGTGCCAAGCTCTTCTACCAACGCGAACGCAGCGGTAAGAGCGCCCGCATTAGGGAAAAGCGCAAAGTATAA
- the dnaB gene encoding replicative DNA helicase has translation MDLTNLNKDRKPRRKPALDLTTMVYGKVPPQAKDLEEAVLGAIMLEKSAFDVVIEILKGECFYVDAHQRIFRAMQGLAQKGLPIDLLTVVEELRFREELEMVGGPYYVTRLTNSVVSAANIEAHARIILQKFIQRELIRVSGEIIGEAYEDSTDVFDLLDDAESKLFEITNSHLRKNFDTIDTVLVKTIQRIEDMRNRKEDITGIPSGFPSLDKVTYGWQNTDLIILAARPAVGKTAFALNLIRTAALNPTRPTPVAFFSLEMSAGQIVQRILAAESEIWLEKISRGKLEEHEMKQLYAKGIQRLANAPIFIDDSAALNIFELRAKCRRLKNKHNLGMIIIDYLQLMSGGGENRNMNREQEISRISRDLKGLAKELNIPVIALSQLSREVEKRKDGNKMPQLSDLRESGAIEQDADMVMFLYRPEYYDITANEMGESNKGETHVRIAKHRNGSLETIKLRALLHIQKFVEDESSDFGPGLPPSGGGGGWKPLGPGAGGGDGGAKLYIQKGSRMNDPQFDDGFDAEPPF, from the coding sequence ATGGACCTCACTAACCTCAACAAGGACCGGAAGCCCCGGAGAAAGCCGGCCCTAGACCTAACCACCATGGTGTATGGAAAGGTCCCTCCTCAGGCAAAAGATTTAGAAGAGGCAGTGTTGGGAGCAATCATGCTGGAGAAATCGGCGTTCGACGTGGTCATAGAAATCCTTAAAGGGGAGTGTTTTTATGTGGACGCCCACCAGCGCATCTTCCGGGCGATGCAGGGGCTGGCCCAAAAAGGATTGCCCATCGACCTGCTGACCGTGGTGGAAGAGCTTCGGTTCCGGGAAGAGCTGGAAATGGTCGGCGGACCTTATTATGTGACCCGGCTGACCAATTCCGTGGTGTCTGCAGCCAACATCGAGGCGCACGCGCGGATTATTTTGCAAAAATTCATCCAACGGGAGCTGATCCGGGTAAGCGGGGAGATCATCGGGGAGGCCTATGAGGATTCCACCGACGTGTTTGACCTTTTGGACGACGCGGAAAGCAAACTTTTCGAGATCACCAACAGCCACCTTCGCAAGAACTTCGATACCATCGACACCGTCCTGGTCAAGACCATCCAGCGGATCGAGGATATGCGCAACCGTAAAGAGGACATCACCGGGATCCCGAGCGGCTTCCCGAGCCTGGACAAGGTCACCTACGGATGGCAAAACACCGACCTGATCATCCTCGCCGCCCGTCCTGCCGTGGGTAAAACCGCCTTCGCGTTGAACCTGATCCGGACGGCCGCCCTGAACCCGACCCGGCCGACGCCGGTGGCGTTCTTTAGCCTGGAAATGAGTGCCGGTCAGATCGTCCAGCGTATTCTGGCCGCGGAGTCCGAAATCTGGCTGGAAAAGATTTCCCGGGGCAAGCTGGAGGAGCATGAGATGAAGCAGTTGTACGCTAAGGGTATCCAACGCCTGGCCAACGCCCCTATCTTTATCGACGACTCGGCCGCCCTGAACATCTTCGAGCTCAGGGCCAAGTGCCGCCGTCTAAAAAACAAGCACAACCTCGGGATGATCATCATCGACTACCTCCAGCTCATGAGCGGGGGGGGCGAGAACCGGAACATGAACCGGGAACAGGAAATCAGCCGCATCTCCCGGGACCTCAAGGGGTTGGCAAAAGAACTCAACATCCCCGTCATTGCCCTGTCCCAGTTGAGTCGCGAAGTGGAAAAACGGAAGGACGGCAACAAAATGCCCCAGCTGAGCGACCTTCGGGAATCCGGCGCCATCGAACAGGACGCGGACATGGTCATGTTCCTTTACCGTCCTGAATACTACGATATTACGGCCAACGAAATGGGCGAGAGCAACAAGGGGGAAACCCACGTCCGCATCGCCAAACACCGTAACGGTTCCCTGGAGACGATCAAGCTCCGCGCGCTGCTGCACATCCAGAAATTTGTCGAGGACGAGTCCAGCGACTTCGGTCCGGGTCTTCCGCCCTCCGGCGGCGGTGGCGGCTGGAAACCCCTGGGCCCCGGGGCCGGCGGGGGAGACGGCGGCGCCAAACTGTATATCCAAAAAGGCAGCCGGATGAACGATCCCCAGTTTGACGACGGCTTCGATGCAGAACCGCCTTTCTAA
- a CDS encoding DUF6600 domain-containing protein, translated as MKRTLSLLGLVSLLAACGPTHVYVQTDTPAPAPAPAPPPEPEPAPPPAITYQTFYDALSPYGQWTDYPNVGYVWIPNAGPDFKPYSTDGRWVYSDQGWTWVSDYSWGWAPFHYGRWFFDDNYGWCWVPGYEWAPAWVSWRTSPDYYGWAPLGPTVGVSVSIVAYNPPPRTWCFVPRQYVASPRINTYAVNETNNVTIINKTTVINNYTVINNRVTNNTTINNNNTYNNTVINNRNVYVSGPPRAEVEAVTHTTIRPVTFRESATPGSAQVNNNQVTMYRPPVRSVPANQATTAPAPAPTRVTPFRGAGNGNPNGAPNRIQGQPAAQPQNQGQPAQPNRYQGQPQNQGQPQSQGQPAQPNRYQGQPQNQGQPQSQGQPAQPNRYQGQPQNQAQPAQNQPPHLQGFPNRPQPTQTQPQQQPAQNQPQPAFRRPAQTQAQPAQNQPQPNQQNPQGARQQPQPQPQPRTAPGQGAGQGRFKPGGNNGRQAMDTSRGRGRGN; from the coding sequence ATGAAACGAACGCTCTCCTTGCTAGGCCTGGTATCCCTTCTGGCAGCCTGTGGCCCTACCCACGTATACGTGCAGACCGATACCCCCGCGCCCGCCCCTGCTCCTGCTCCTCCCCCCGAGCCTGAGCCCGCGCCACCACCCGCGATCACCTATCAAACCTTTTATGACGCCCTCAGCCCTTATGGCCAATGGACCGACTATCCCAATGTCGGCTATGTCTGGATCCCCAATGCCGGCCCCGATTTCAAGCCTTATAGCACGGACGGCCGCTGGGTCTATTCCGACCAGGGTTGGACCTGGGTCAGTGATTATTCCTGGGGCTGGGCGCCCTTCCACTATGGCCGCTGGTTCTTTGACGACAACTACGGATGGTGCTGGGTCCCTGGCTACGAATGGGCCCCCGCCTGGGTTTCCTGGAGAACGAGCCCCGATTATTATGGATGGGCGCCGCTCGGACCCACCGTTGGGGTGAGCGTGTCCATCGTCGCCTATAACCCGCCGCCCCGCACATGGTGTTTCGTGCCCCGTCAATATGTGGCCAGCCCCCGCATCAATACCTATGCGGTGAACGAGACCAACAACGTGACGATCATCAATAAAACGACGGTGATCAACAACTATACGGTCATTAATAACCGGGTGACCAACAACACGACCATCAACAATAACAATACATATAACAATACGGTCATCAATAACCGGAACGTATATGTTTCGGGCCCGCCCCGCGCTGAAGTAGAGGCGGTCACCCATACCACGATCCGCCCCGTGACCTTCCGCGAAAGCGCCACCCCGGGTTCCGCGCAGGTCAACAACAACCAGGTGACCATGTACCGGCCGCCGGTTAGATCGGTGCCTGCCAACCAGGCCACGACGGCCCCGGCTCCCGCACCCACCCGGGTGACGCCCTTCCGCGGTGCCGGGAACGGCAATCCTAACGGGGCGCCCAACCGGATCCAGGGGCAGCCTGCGGCGCAACCGCAGAACCAGGGTCAGCCGGCGCAGCCGAACCGCTACCAGGGGCAGCCGCAGAATCAAGGGCAGCCGCAGAGCCAGGGGCAACCGGCACAGCCGAATCGCTACCAGGGGCAGCCGCAGAATCAAGGGCAGCCGCAGAGCCAGGGGCAGCCGGCACAGCCGAACCGCTACCAGGGGCAGCCGCAGAACCAAGCCCAGCCAGCTCAAAACCAGCCCCCTCACTTGCAAGGCTTTCCTAACCGTCCGCAGCCCACACAAACGCAGCCGCAGCAGCAACCCGCTCAAAATCAGCCGCAACCTGCGTTCCGGCGTCCAGCGCAAACGCAGGCGCAACCCGCTCAAAATCAGCCGCAGCCCAACCAACAGAATCCGCAGGGCGCGCGCCAGCAACCGCAGCCCCAGCCGCAGCCGCGCACCGCGCCTGGTCAGGGGGCCGGTCAGGGCCGGTTCAAACCCGGTGGCAATAATGGCCGGCAGGCGATGGACACGAGCCGGGGAAGGGGCCGCGGGAACTAG
- the gatA gene encoding Asp-tRNA(Asn)/Glu-tRNA(Gln) amidotransferase subunit GatA: MELMFSFTTIENYHAFLKETPDGCLQAVRYYLARIADHASLNAYLEVFSEEAEARAAELDKARQAGAPMEALHGVVIALKDVIAYKGHTLSAGSKMLEGFTSLFNATAVDRLLAEGAIIIGRNNCDEFAMGSTNENSAYGLVRNALDPNRVPGGSSGGSAVAVQADLCMLSLGSDTGGSVRQPADFCGIIGYKPTYGAISRYGLVAYGSSLDQIGIFGKVIEDVARVLAVIGGPDDYDSTALSNKLAINIPSLDPSNIRPPRVAYFREAIAHPSLDPEIRYTLQKFIDTLQQDGAVVEAVPFDLLDFIVPAYYVLSTAEASSNLSRYDGVKYGHQSQTPPESLDAFYKANRSSGFGREVQRRILLGTFVLSAGYYDAYFTKAQQVRKLLVDKTNEVFQGYDALILPTAPTPAFPLGSGSDDPIALYLADIYTVFANLTGLPGISLPLFQHTNGMPFGLQVLSDRGTDSALLQLSFNWLSRYRA; this comes from the coding sequence ATGGAGCTGATGTTTTCCTTTACGACCATAGAAAATTACCACGCCTTCCTAAAGGAGACACCCGACGGGTGTCTCCAGGCGGTGCGTTATTATCTTGCCCGGATCGCGGACCACGCCTCCCTCAATGCCTACCTCGAAGTGTTCTCAGAAGAGGCGGAGGCAAGGGCAGCCGAACTGGACAAAGCCCGCCAGGCAGGCGCCCCCATGGAGGCCCTTCATGGGGTCGTGATCGCCCTCAAGGACGTCATCGCCTATAAGGGGCACACGCTCTCCGCCGGTTCGAAAATGCTGGAGGGCTTTACGTCCCTTTTTAACGCCACCGCCGTCGATCGGCTCCTGGCGGAGGGCGCCATCATTATCGGCCGCAACAACTGCGACGAGTTTGCCATGGGGTCTACCAACGAAAACTCCGCTTATGGCCTCGTCCGGAACGCCCTGGACCCCAACCGGGTGCCGGGGGGATCTTCGGGAGGGTCCGCGGTCGCTGTCCAGGCCGACCTTTGTATGCTCTCGCTGGGGAGCGATACCGGGGGCTCGGTCCGGCAACCCGCCGATTTTTGCGGTATTATAGGATACAAGCCTACGTATGGCGCCATATCCCGTTACGGGTTGGTCGCCTATGGCTCCAGCCTCGACCAGATCGGCATCTTTGGCAAGGTTATTGAAGATGTCGCCCGAGTTTTGGCCGTCATTGGCGGCCCGGATGACTATGACAGTACAGCACTTAGTAACAAGCTGGCAATCAATATTCCATCACTCGATCCATCCAATATCCGCCCTCCCAGGGTGGCCTACTTCCGGGAAGCCATAGCGCATCCCAGCCTGGACCCAGAAATCCGGTATACCTTACAAAAGTTCATTGACACATTGCAGCAAGACGGAGCTGTGGTGGAAGCGGTACCATTCGACCTGCTGGACTTTATCGTCCCGGCCTATTACGTACTCTCCACCGCCGAAGCTTCCTCCAACCTTTCCCGCTACGACGGGGTCAAATACGGCCATCAAAGCCAGACCCCGCCGGAATCCCTGGACGCCTTTTATAAGGCGAACCGGAGCAGCGGTTTTGGACGGGAGGTCCAACGACGCATCCTTCTGGGCACCTTCGTACTCAGCGCCGGTTACTACGACGCTTACTTTACCAAGGCCCAACAAGTGCGTAAATTGCTGGTGGACAAGACGAATGAGGTATTTCAAGGATACGATGCCCTGATTCTCCCCACCGCACCGACCCCCGCCTTCCCCCTGGGATCCGGTTCGGACGACCCCATTGCCCTTTATCTGGCCGACATCTATACGGTGTTCGCCAACCTGACGGGGCTGCCGGGGATCTCCCTTCCCTTGTTCCAACATACAAACGGTATGCCGTTCGGACTCCAGGTGTTGTCCGATCGGGGTACAGATTCCGCCTTATTGCAATTGTCCTTCAATTGGTTATCCCGTTATCGGGCTTAG
- the pheT gene encoding phenylalanine--tRNA ligase subunit beta produces MTISYHWLHDYLPVRIDPERLSNILTSIGLEVESLHLYEEVPGNLGGLITGKVLACDPHPNADKLKVTQVDTGSGDPLQIVCGASNVAKGQAVVVALPGVTIHPVKGEPLTLKVTKIRGVESHGMLCAEDEIGWGESHAGIMVLPENTVPGTPLAQLLEPYTDWVYEIGLTPNRMDAMSHLGTARDVCAYLTHHEGKPHTIKSPFTGDFKPDDQSQPIAVNVENTDACRRYSGVSLKGLQFGPAPKWMRDRLKAIGVRPISNIVDITNYILHETGQPLHAFDRAHLKGGKIIVKNLPEGTPFTTLDGKERKLSAEDLMICDAEGGVCIAGVYGGLDSGVSDQTKDIFLESAWFDPATIRKTSFRHGLRTDAALRFEKGVDISNTKVVLQRAAQLIKEVANGKISSNVIDIYPKIPAPVVVTLDYSYLHKLSGKAYPKTTAADILKALGFKVEQETGNSITVAVPTSKTDIRLPADLVEEIMRIDGLDNIEIPAGITITPAVEADRAVAALKEKAAGFLVGLGFNEIMTNSISNSAWYGGYDDKVALLNSLSSELDVMRPSMLETGLEVLAYNLNRKNLSLKMFEFGKTYGHDREGKGKTPFRENDHLCLYLTGAAGEDTWHHKATPVDLYYAKGATEALLKLCGIAATGQAAGEAGAGTGIVYLHNGHPVARTSQVPAKTADRFGIRQPVFFVDIDWGQVTALYNRQPVKYREVARFPSVQRDLAMVMDEGIAYDRIKAAAFGGKLKKLRSVDLFDVFRSDKIGAGKKSVALAFTFQDEEKTLTDKEIDAMMQQLAQTFSKELGAEVRK; encoded by the coding sequence ATGACAATCTCCTATCACTGGCTGCACGACTATCTGCCCGTCCGGATTGACCCTGAAAGGCTATCGAATATACTGACTTCCATCGGACTAGAAGTAGAATCCCTGCACCTTTATGAAGAGGTGCCGGGGAACCTGGGGGGATTGATCACGGGCAAGGTGCTGGCGTGTGATCCGCACCCGAACGCGGATAAGTTAAAAGTGACGCAGGTCGATACGGGGTCGGGCGACCCGCTACAGATCGTGTGCGGTGCGTCGAACGTGGCGAAGGGCCAGGCCGTGGTGGTAGCGCTTCCGGGGGTAACCATCCACCCGGTCAAGGGGGAGCCGCTGACCCTGAAGGTGACCAAGATCCGGGGCGTCGAGAGCCACGGGATGCTTTGTGCGGAAGACGAGATCGGGTGGGGGGAAAGCCACGCCGGAATCATGGTGCTTCCGGAAAATACGGTCCCTGGCACGCCCCTGGCGCAACTCCTGGAACCTTATACCGATTGGGTATATGAGATCGGGCTGACGCCCAACCGGATGGACGCTATGAGCCATTTGGGCACCGCCAGGGATGTCTGCGCCTACCTGACGCACCACGAAGGGAAGCCGCATACCATAAAGTCGCCCTTTACCGGCGACTTCAAGCCGGACGATCAAAGCCAGCCGATAGCCGTGAACGTCGAGAACACGGATGCCTGCCGCCGTTATTCAGGCGTTAGCCTGAAAGGCCTCCAGTTCGGGCCAGCGCCGAAATGGATGCGCGACCGGTTGAAAGCCATAGGGGTACGGCCCATTAGCAATATCGTCGACATTACAAACTATATCCTCCACGAGACGGGGCAACCCCTCCATGCTTTCGACCGCGCCCACTTAAAAGGGGGCAAAATCATCGTGAAAAACCTGCCCGAAGGCACCCCTTTTACCACCCTCGACGGGAAGGAACGGAAACTCAGCGCAGAGGACCTCATGATCTGTGACGCAGAAGGTGGCGTGTGCATAGCCGGTGTTTACGGCGGCCTGGACAGCGGTGTCAGCGACCAGACAAAGGACATCTTCCTGGAGAGCGCCTGGTTCGATCCGGCAACCATAAGAAAAACCTCTTTCCGTCACGGTTTACGAACGGACGCCGCCCTCCGGTTCGAAAAGGGGGTGGATATCAGCAATACGAAAGTGGTCCTTCAAAGAGCCGCCCAGTTGATAAAGGAGGTCGCCAACGGAAAAATTAGTTCGAACGTCATCGACATCTATCCAAAGATCCCCGCGCCCGTTGTGGTTACCCTGGACTACAGTTACCTGCACAAGCTCAGCGGGAAGGCCTATCCCAAAACCACCGCGGCGGACATTTTAAAAGCCCTGGGTTTCAAAGTCGAACAGGAAACCGGCAACAGCATCACCGTGGCGGTGCCCACCAGCAAAACCGACATCCGTCTTCCCGCCGACCTGGTGGAGGAAATCATGCGGATAGACGGCCTGGACAATATAGAGATCCCTGCCGGGATCACCATTACACCGGCGGTGGAAGCCGACCGGGCCGTAGCCGCCCTTAAGGAAAAGGCCGCAGGTTTCCTGGTCGGGCTTGGTTTTAACGAGATCATGACCAACTCGATCTCCAACAGTGCCTGGTACGGGGGCTATGACGACAAAGTCGCCCTCCTGAACAGCCTCAGCTCCGAGCTGGACGTGATGCGCCCCTCCATGCTGGAGACCGGTCTGGAAGTCCTGGCGTATAACCTGAACCGTAAGAACCTTTCGCTAAAGATGTTCGAGTTTGGGAAAACGTATGGTCACGACCGGGAGGGAAAGGGGAAAACGCCGTTCAGGGAGAACGACCATCTTTGTCTATACCTGACGGGGGCCGCCGGGGAGGATACCTGGCACCACAAAGCCACGCCGGTAGATCTTTATTATGCCAAAGGCGCTACGGAAGCCCTGCTAAAGTTGTGCGGCATAGCCGCTACCGGGCAAGCGGCGGGCGAGGCGGGAGCGGGCACCGGTATCGTCTACCTGCACAACGGCCACCCGGTAGCCCGGACCAGCCAGGTCCCTGCAAAAACCGCCGATCGATTCGGTATTCGCCAGCCCGTCTTCTTCGTAGACATTGACTGGGGACAGGTCACGGCCCTCTATAACCGCCAACCCGTCAAATACCGGGAAGTCGCCCGCTTCCCCTCCGTTCAGCGGGACCTCGCCATGGTCATGGACGAAGGGATCGCCTACGACCGGATCAAAGCCGCCGCCTTCGGGGGAAAGTTGAAGAAACTCCGGTCGGTGGATCTGTTTGACGTTTTCCGGAGCGATAAGATCGGGGCCGGCAAAAAATCCGTGGCCCTGGCCTTCACCTTCCAGGACGAAGAAAAGACCTTGACCGATAAGGAAATCGACGCGATGATGCAGCAGCTGGCGCAGACATTTTCAAAGGAGCTGGGCGCCGAGGTGCGCAAATAG
- the rny gene encoding ribonuclease Y yields MESSLLVSIILGIVGLAAGVIAGKFIFAKNTQSRIDEADKQAQKILNDAKTNAETIKREKQLEAKERFVQLKAEHDKEVLQRNQKLSESENRIRQKEQALDQKTAGLDKQSKENDAIKENLNKQIEVVNHKRSELEKHQEEHIRRLEKIAALTADEAKAQLIESLKNEAQTQALSLQQEIIDEAKQKANKEARKIIIQTIQRTAAEQTIENAITVFNLETDEIKGQIIGREGRNIRAIEAATGVDLIVDDTPEAIVLSSFDPLRREIARLSLQRLVTDGRIHPARIEEVVEKTRKQIEEQVMEIGERTVIELGIHGLHKELVRIVGKMRFRSSYGQNLLMHSREVANLCSIMASELGMNPKLAKRAGLLHDIGKVPDEETELSHALLGARLAEKYGENPAVVNAIGAHHDEMEMQYVISPIVQACDAISGARPGARREIMQQYLQRIKDLENLAMGYTGVEKAYAIQAGRELRVIVEADKISDGDSDKLSFEIAQKIQTEMTYPGQIKVTVIREKRAVNVAR; encoded by the coding sequence ATGGAATCTTCCCTACTCGTTTCTATCATATTAGGCATCGTTGGACTGGCAGCAGGGGTCATCGCAGGTAAATTTATTTTTGCAAAAAATACCCAAAGCAGGATTGACGAAGCGGACAAACAAGCCCAAAAGATCCTGAACGACGCCAAGACCAATGCGGAGACCATCAAACGGGAAAAACAGCTGGAGGCCAAAGAACGTTTCGTCCAACTAAAGGCGGAACACGACAAAGAGGTCCTGCAGCGCAACCAAAAGCTATCCGAGTCGGAAAACCGGATCCGGCAGAAAGAACAGGCCCTGGACCAGAAAACCGCCGGCCTGGACAAACAGTCCAAAGAAAACGACGCCATCAAGGAAAACCTCAACAAGCAGATCGAGGTCGTCAACCACAAACGCTCCGAGCTGGAAAAACACCAGGAGGAGCACATCCGCCGGCTTGAAAAGATCGCCGCCCTGACCGCGGACGAGGCCAAGGCTCAGTTGATCGAGTCGCTAAAGAACGAGGCCCAGACGCAAGCCCTGTCGCTCCAGCAGGAAATCATCGACGAGGCCAAGCAAAAAGCCAACAAGGAAGCCCGCAAGATCATCATACAAACCATCCAGCGGACGGCCGCGGAACAAACCATCGAGAACGCCATCACGGTCTTTAACCTGGAAACAGACGAGATCAAGGGGCAGATTATCGGTCGCGAGGGCCGGAACATCCGGGCCATCGAAGCGGCCACGGGGGTCGACCTGATCGTGGACGACACCCCCGAGGCCATCGTCCTGTCGTCTTTCGACCCGCTGCGCCGGGAAATCGCCCGTTTGTCGCTGCAACGCCTGGTGACGGACGGCCGTATCCACCCCGCCCGTATCGAGGAAGTGGTCGAAAAAACCCGTAAGCAGATAGAGGAACAGGTCATGGAGATCGGGGAACGGACCGTCATCGAACTGGGGATCCACGGGCTACACAAGGAGCTCGTCCGGATCGTGGGGAAGATGCGCTTCCGCTCGTCTTATGGTCAGAACTTATTGATGCACAGCCGGGAAGTAGCCAATCTTTGCTCCATCATGGCGTCCGAGCTGGGGATGAACCCCAAGCTGGCGAAAAGGGCCGGGTTGCTGCACGACATCGGCAAAGTACCGGACGAAGAAACCGAGCTGAGCCACGCCCTCTTAGGCGCCCGCCTGGCCGAAAAATACGGGGAAAACCCCGCCGTGGTCAATGCCATCGGCGCCCACCACGATGAAATGGAGATGCAATATGTCATTTCCCCCATCGTCCAGGCCTGTGACGCCATCAGCGGCGCCCGCCCAGGCGCCCGGCGTGAAATCATGCAGCAGTACCTGCAACGGATCAAGGACCTGGAAAACCTGGCCATGGGCTATACCGGTGTGGAAAAGGCGTACGCCATCCAGGCCGGCCGCGAGCTCCGGGTGATCGTGGAGGCCGACAAGATCTCCGACGGGGACAGCGACAAGCTTTCCTTCGAGATCGCCCAGAAGATCCAGACCGAGATGACCTACCCGGGTCAGATCAAGGTCACTGTTATTCGCGAAAAAAGAGCCGTCAATGTAGCGCGGTAA
- a CDS encoding Sec-independent protein translocase subunit TatA/TatB — protein MGDLFAPQHLLLIMLILLLLFGGKKIPELMRGLGKGIREFKDAKDNVRKEFEDHLRDEPTAKATPQAPKSIDSPSN, from the coding sequence ATGGGCGATTTATTTGCACCGCAGCACTTGCTCCTGATCATGTTGATCCTCCTGTTGCTGTTCGGTGGTAAGAAAATCCCTGAGCTGATGCGTGGCTTAGGCAAGGGGATTCGGGAGTTCAAAGATGCAAAAGACAATGTGCGTAAGGAATTCGAAGACCATCTTCGTGACGAGCCCACGGCGAAGGCTACTCCCCAGGCACCGAAATCCATCGATTCTCCCTCGAACTAA
- a CDS encoding cell division protein ZapA → MPAELIPVNIVLGDRTYRIKIATGDEEHVRRTIKIINEKILEFKTQFAGQDMQDYVAMVLVWYATQVGGAAPASMVESTVIKELAILEEQLDRAIAQGESVLPEVNPRRQPPE, encoded by the coding sequence ATGCCCGCAGAACTCATCCCTGTCAATATCGTCTTAGGCGACAGGACCTACCGGATCAAAATCGCGACCGGGGACGAAGAGCACGTCCGCCGGACGATCAAGATCATCAACGAAAAGATCCTGGAGTTCAAAACCCAGTTTGCGGGCCAGGACATGCAGGACTATGTCGCCATGGTCCTGGTGTGGTATGCCACCCAAGTGGGGGGCGCAGCCCCCGCGTCCATGGTGGAAAGCACGGTCATCAAAGAGCTGGCGATACTGGAAGAACAACTCGACCGGGCCATTGCCCAGGGAGAATCCGTGCTGCCGGAGGTCAACCCGAGGCGGCAGCCTCCGGAATAG
- the tatC gene encoding twin-arginine translocase subunit TatC: MKLFRSKSREDSGAEMSFVEHLEELRSHLFKSAVAVLIGSVVVGIYSKFIFRHILMGPAHADFPTYAILCKLSQHLGLGSKLCMDELTIKMQSNTVAGQFGVYFNVIIIGGFILAFPYVFYQFWKFFRPALTKRELRSTRGVIFWVSFLFFLGVFFGYFVIAPYTVSFFSKFQVDETITNFWTISSYFGTLAPIILGAGLAFQLPLVLFFLAKAGIVSSAFLKRSRKYAIIIILVLCGIITPPDMLSQIVCSVPLILLYEVGLILTKRVEKREAKQEIAEWS; this comes from the coding sequence ATGAAACTATTTAGAAGCAAGTCACGAGAGGACAGCGGAGCCGAGATGTCCTTCGTAGAGCATCTGGAAGAATTGAGGAGTCATCTTTTTAAGTCGGCTGTCGCGGTCCTTATCGGGAGCGTCGTCGTCGGGATCTACAGCAAATTCATTTTCCGGCACATATTGATGGGGCCCGCCCACGCGGATTTCCCCACCTACGCCATTCTTTGCAAGCTCAGTCAGCACCTGGGTCTGGGGTCGAAGCTGTGCATGGACGAGCTGACCATCAAGATGCAAAGCAATACCGTGGCGGGACAGTTCGGCGTCTATTTCAACGTGATCATCATCGGCGGGTTTATCCTTGCCTTTCCCTACGTCTTCTACCAGTTTTGGAAATTCTTCCGGCCGGCCCTTACCAAAAGGGAGTTGAGAAGCACAAGGGGGGTGATCTTCTGGGTGTCCTTCCTGTTTTTCCTGGGCGTCTTTTTCGGATATTTCGTCATCGCCCCGTACACGGTGAGTTTTTTCTCCAAATTCCAGGTGGACGAAACCATCACCAATTTCTGGACGATCTCCAGTTATTTCGGTACCCTTGCCCCCATCATCCTGGGAGCGGGTCTGGCCTTCCAACTGCCGCTGGTCTTATTTTTCCTTGCCAAAGCGGGGATCGTCAGCTCGGCCTTTCTAAAACGCAGCCGTAAATACGCCATCATCATCATCCTGGTCCTCTGCGGCATCATCACACCCCCGGACATGTTGAGCCAGATCGTGTGCAGCGTCCCCCTGATCCTTTTGTACGAGGTGGGACTTATCCTGACCAAACGGGTGGAAAAACGGGAGGCTAAACAGGAAATTGCCGAATGGAGCTGA